A portion of the Drosophila innubila isolate TH190305 chromosome 3L unlocalized genomic scaffold, UK_Dinn_1.0 0_D_3L, whole genome shotgun sequence genome contains these proteins:
- the LOC117788065 gene encoding uncharacterized protein LOC117788065 produces MCFLGAKILMINTLISAVFLAISNIVEIGVAIKDLARVQGSARYLLIASIWLNACTVCVILLGIYGTLRSNLAIITVYLTTLVAYFLGKFFLSITVEHLDKQQFDLILTPFYTINAVFCVICIGFLGSYYCALKADEEDEVQ; encoded by the exons ATGTGCTTCTTGGGAGCAAAGATACTCATGATCAATACATTAATTTCAGCAGTTTTCCTTGCG ATAAGCAATATTGTTGAAATTGGAGTAGCCATTAAGGATCTCGCCAGAGTACAAGGAAGTGCCAGATATCTGCTGATCGCATCTATATGGCTAAATGCTTGTACCGTTTGTGTTATTCTACTTGGAATTTACGGAACACTTCGCTCTAATCTAGCTATAATAACGGTG TATTTAACCACATTAGTTGCTTACTTTCTGGGCAAGTTCTTCCTTTCGATAACGGTCGAACATTTAGATAAACAGCAATTTGATCTCATATTGACCCCATTCTATACGATCAATGCCGTCTTTTGT GTCATATGCATTGGCTTTTTGGGATCTTATTATTGTGCATTGAAAGCAGATGAGGAAGATGAAGTGCAATAG
- the LOC117787747 gene encoding uncharacterized protein LOC117787747, with protein MCFLGFETLRFLTVIFAFLLAICNITSICVSLNNLDNCSNKVQMILTTSLGFDFFVNLAICLGIFGVLRKIVTCIYVFICTLICFFVVKIIVAKAIVNFDEKDIEQIVTVWYQFDVVFAGFCLMCATPLSLKLAEKQTDVV; from the exons atgtgCTTCTTGGGATTTGAAACGCTGAGATTTCTAACAGTCATATTCGCATTTCTGCTCGCA ATTTGCAATATTACTAGCATATGCGTATCGCTTAATAATCTCGATAATTGCAGCAACAAAGTCCAGATGATTCTGACCACATCACTAGGCTTTGACTTCTTTGTTAACTTGGCCATTTGCTTGGGCATCTTTGGTGTTCTTCGTAAAATTGTTACCTGCATTTATGTG TTTATATGCACCTTGATTTGCTTCTTTGTGGTCAAGATAATTGTTGCCAaagcaattgttaattttgatGAGAAGGATATTGAACAGATAGTTACTGTTTGGTATCAATTCGACGTGGTCTTTGCC GGCTTCTGTCTGATGTGTGCAACGCCATTATCATTGAAGCTGGCTGAAAAACAAACTGATGTGGTTTAA